The sequence ATCACAGCACTTGCACatctgttaaaaaagaaaaagaacttttctGTAGATTTTTGTATGTAATTTGTCATCAAGGGACCTGAAACCCATTACCGGGTCCACTGGTGCCTCACCGTGTTCTGCTTCCTTACCCTGGTAGCCTTCACTGTAATTAACTGCtagattggggggtggggggaaggtgtTACTCCACCAAATTTGGGCTCTTTCTAGAAGAATTTGttgctttggggcagctagggtggctcagtggatagagcgcttggcctggagatgagaggtcctgggtttgacatacctgggcaagacacttaacccccactacctagcccctcccactcttctgtcttagaaccagttgatcctaagatagaagataaagttaaaaaaaaaaaaaagaaatcaggggcagctgggtagctcagtggagtgagagtcaggcctagagatgggaggtcctgggttcaaacccggcctcagccacttcccagctgtgtgaccctgggcaagtcacttgacccccatggcccacccttaccaatcttccacctatgagacaatacaccgaagtacaagggtttaaaaaaaaaaaagaaatcagtgttCCTACTGTTGGTGGCACACCTTGGGTCAGGTCCTTTgtctaaaactaaactaaactaaaaactaaCAGGAACAATTTTCCCCACAAGAGGTTCATCCACTCTGGGGGCCAATGGCCATCTTTTTGGTCCCAAACCCTATTGGCATGTaagccttttcattttttcccctttggactGATCCAGAAGGACCATAAAATCCCCTTCATCACTAACTTCTAGTCTCTAAATGGGGGTCGAAGAGATTGGAACACAGGGTTCCATACCTACAAGGTGGTATCCTTAACTGCTTCCTTCACTCACTTTGATGCACGCTGTTATTTTGGTCCCCATTCGAAATGTCTGCGGCTGGCAATCATACTTACCTGTGGAGCGTGCTTTCTTAAAACCCTCCAAATCCAACAATAACTGTCAgtgcttccattttctcctttcagggctttaatgctattttttctacttctaacTGAAGAATTGATACCCCCTCTGAAGACTGAATCCTCCCAAAGGATTTCATCAAAGATTGAACTTCTTGtatcatttgggggggggggggggggcaaccgCCCGTTCTCTAGAGGTCCATCTTTTCTGTGATCTCGAATACCTTGTGCTTATCATGTCCCCTAACTAATGTGTCATCTATATGATGCAGTCCctggaaaacctgaattcatttTATCTAGGTATTCTCTGCACTGATTATGGAAGAAGAGTGGATCTTACACTTAAACAGTTGCATGTTGATGCATGTATGTATGTCGTATGTGTGTATGATTGGAAAGACATGATGTCTCCTGGTTTAGATGGTCTTTTAGGCAAAAGAGACATCATTAACCCCACCGGGAACAAAATACCAACCTGTTTTATTCAGACTTACCAAAAGCATGACTCCAGCTAGCACTCGATGACAAAGTTCCTTCTCTCTATCCAACAAGAAGCCATCTGTCTCCCGACGAAGTGGTTGGCTGGCAAGTCTACAAAATCCTTGACAGTCAATCAGCAAATTTTTCAAGCAAACATGATGTAAAAGTGGAGTCACAAGTGTAGGGAACACAGGAGCAAGGGTTAGTCTTAACCCAAAAGCTGGTTGAAGACTGGGGCCACCAGTTTGTTTCTCAAAGGTCTTAGGTATGGGCACTCACTGGTTATACCCAAGTTCTGATTGGTGGCCGGTAAACCGGTTTGTTTACCAATTAACTTCATTGATAACTGATGATATAAGTTAACGCTGAGGTTGATTACAAAATTTCCCACAGGGGGGTTGTCATATAGGGACATCGAATATGTTTATCAGTTGTCTATCAACACACATGGTATATACCAACCTATACAACACATAAGCTTATTTTTACATTGAAAAACAAGTTGTGAAAAAGAAACGTCAAAACACTTCAACACAAAACAGTGGCCTAATTAAAAATACAATCAGTTATGTCACAGGAAACAATTTCACTTTAATGCACCTAGTGCTTCCTTCCCAGGTGCCCAGtcttagctctctctctctcagtccctGGGTGCTGCAATGCTGCAGGCCAAGACCCCCCCAACCCCAGTGTCCACAGATCTCTGCGTCTTTCTCCCTCAGCTGCCAGGTGCTGGTgacttttttcttggatttccagGTCAGAATTTGGTCTGGTGTGTTTTTTTACATCTTGGTGGAAGAGGCCTGGTGGGGGAGTGATGCTGTACCCCTTCCTgttaacaattttgtttattttttccggaaatacttttaattattttcagcaTATTTCTTCAAAATGGGGAGATTTTGAACACAATACTGCAgacactttaagaaaaaaatatataaaataccacAATGAGTAGACAGCACGATCACAGGAAAGTAAAAATTCAATGTCGTTTTTCGGGATTGCCTGTGGCAAAAGGGAAGATCATCTTCTCCCTTCCAAGGTCAGGGTCAGGCATTTCGAATACTTCAATGAGTGGACTCAGGGGAAGAGGGCTCATGTTCTGTGGAGAGAGCAGGATGATCTGGTGGTTCTGGTAGGAGTTGGATATCTTGAGGAGCATGTCCATGGAGACTTTTCGGCTCTTCCTGTCCATGTAGATGTCAAATGTATCCAGGCATCTGAAGGGAGACTCCGTGACAGACCACAGagtgagaaagaacaaaaagtttGAGAAGGCCTGCCTACCTGCTGCTAAGGCTGGCATGTCACCGCAAGGTTGGACCTTGATAGAAAGGGTCTCGCTCCTGTGATTAAAGCGCAACTCCCCAGAGAAGGACCATTGAGATAGTAAGCTGTCAAAGAACAACTTGCACTGCAGAGAAAggttttttctgcttttctggtAGGTATCATATCTCTGTAGCAATATTTCATCCAGTGTCTCGATAAGGTTTTTCATATTACTCACTTTGCCACTCAGATCCAGATATCTTTCTTTTGCCTGGTGGTACTGCAACTTGATTTCTTCCTGGCTTCTGTGAGTGAAGTTTTCTGACTGGATCCTCTGGGTTAACATATCAATTTCTCGGTCCAGAACATCAGGAGCTCTGGTAACTTCTATACGCTGGGGACAGATGTAGCTTGCCTTGGCTATTTCCCTCTCGAGTTCTCTCTCTTTGATCACCAGCTCTTCCTTGATCACCTGGACGGCATCTAGGTGATGTTTGAGTCTGCTTTGATAATGCATCAGAGACTGGTGTTGAGCATTCACTTCTAAACCGGTCTGGTTTCGCTCTTCCATCAGGGATTCAACTAATGCTGAGACCTGACTGCATTTCATCTTGAACTCTTCGTGTCTCTGTTCGGCCTCTATTTTTGGTTGCCTTAAGttctccatctcttcccttcGAAGTCTTATCTTCTCCTCAACTTGCTTCATCTCAACTTTAATTTCTTGAGCTTCATCTTCCAGGATTGAGAGATCTATGGACTGGTTTTCCTCTTCATCCTCGAGATCTCGTATTTCTGAAGTGATGCTTATTACTTTAACCTTGATGTCTCTTAAATGTCGGTAATGAGTGTCAATGGTGTCTCGATTCTTCCTGATGTCATTTTGAAGTGAATACACAAGCTGTTGAAATGCCGACAGCTGAGCCATTTTGCTTTCCACTTCTTTCTGCAGATGATTTATTTCGATTTCCATGTCCCCTAAGTAAATAGGTCTCAGATCTTCACAGGAGTAATAGCGCACCTCAAAAACTCGGTCACCACAAGCACTCACAATTTTGCTACAGTTCTTGGGGGGGGCCTGAACATGCATCACGGAATTACCGAAAGAACTACTTTTAACAAGGAGCACTTGCTCTATGCCCCTCAGGTCAATCAAAGTATTGGCCACCACGGCATCATTTATTTCTAAAGCTGCGAGAACAGTTGGAAATTCTGGGTGAGAAGCTGCTCTCTCTGTTACATCGTACAACTCACACGCAAAGGGTGACACAATTACCTGGGGTCGGGTAGGGCCCACTGGATAGAACCTTTTAATCAGCTCCTGAAGGATTTGCTCATCTTTGTGGTTGTCACAAAAAAAGTCAAGGAGAAGGCCCTTTAGGCAAGACTCAATAGCCAAAGCAAATTCTGGGTCACGAACCCTTATGCAAGCTCCCAGGGGGCCTATGGGTTTGAAGGCAAAGTACCCTTGCTTATGGGCCTCATCTATTGCCTCGATAAGGGCTGGAATCTGGGGTCCAAATCGTTTCAGTGGGTCAGATTTATAGTCTCTCAAATGGTTTAGCTGCTGTTGCTCCTCATTCAGCATTTCCTGCACATAGGACTCTTCTTCCCTGATCCTAGAATATTCTTCATCATCTTTTTCTATGGACtgatgaagatattttatttcctgaaCGAGCGAATCTTCTTGCTCCTTAAAgttatttatcttttcctttaacacagaaatctttttctgtttttccaacTCTGCCAGCTCCAGATTCTTTTTCACTTGTACAATTTTGGCATGAAGCTCTTCGGCCACTTTGTCTAATTTGATCAATTCATTCTGGGAGTAATTATAGAAAGCTGTAGCTTGGCGATAAGCCCTGTCCCTCCTCTTAGCATCTTCTTTTGCCTCAAGGCATTTGGGCTCTAATAGGGCAGCTTCTTCATTTAACTTAAGCACATTCTCATGAATGGCTATGTACCTCTGTAAGGTTTCATTGTATGTGACTCTGGAAACCTCCAGGTCGTGATTTAAAATCATGGTGTGCTGGTCTTCCACGTTTATGTTATTTATCATATTAGCAATGGTTCTTTCGGTTTCATTCACCAGGGCCCAAGTCTTCTCATGTCTCAAGTCCTCTAATTTCTTCCCTAAGGCAACCATAGTCTTGAAATgctcttctatctctaggcccTGCCGCCTGAGAAGGTCAAGTTGCTCTTGCCCTTGTTCTATCTCGTGCAGGCTTCTGGCCTTTCTCTCCAAAATTTTCTTACACTCTTCTCTCATGTGCTCAAGCTCAGTCACTTTCAGAAACAATTTGTATCTATCGCTTTCATTTCTGATCCGCAACAACTGCCTGCCCATCTCGTGGGGTAAAACCGACATTGGATTATCTACCCGAATCTTAAAATGCTCAAGAATGGCCAGGAGCTCTTCCTTCTGAACAGAAACCAAGCGTCCTGCCCGATTTCTGAGTTCACAGCTTGTGCTCCCATCTACCCCGATGTGGTGCAGTAGGATTATGGAGTGCCCGTAAAACTCGGGTTTGAAAGCATCATCCCCTTTGTTCTTTAACGAGACTGAGATGCGAGCTGAAACCTCTCCAGCTTTCACCAAGTCTTTCAAAGGCGTTCCCAAGGATTTGCCACCGAGC is a genomic window of Gracilinanus agilis isolate LMUSP501 unplaced genomic scaffold, AgileGrace unplaced_scaffold14261, whole genome shotgun sequence containing:
- the LOC123254079 gene encoding structural maintenance of chromosomes protein 6-like; protein product: MSKRKEEGFPQATSHKRARPRPEGDSDEDLERVFFEGVSHQTVVTHDNVSSFQNAASFQHVAPPPANVAPQWTSEEVGVIESIHVENFMGYSSLGPVYFGPNVNFVVGRSGKNALLTALIIGLGGKSLGTPLKDLVKAGEVSARISVSLKNKGDDAFKPEFYGHSIILLHHIGVDGSTSCELRNRAGRLVSVQKEELLAILEHFKIRVDNPMSVLPHEMGRQLLRIRNESDRYKLFLKVTELEHMREECKKILERKARSLHEIEQGQEQLDLLRRQGLEIEEHFKTMVALGKKLEDLRHEKTWALVNETERTIANMINNINVEDQHTMILNHDLEVSRVTYNETLQRYIAIHENVLKLNEEAALLEPKCLEAKEDAKRRDRAYRQATAFYNYSQNELIKLDKVAEELHAKIVQVKKNLELAELEKQKKISVLKEKINNFKEQEDSLVQEIKYLHQSIEKDDEEYSRIREEESYVQEMLNEEQQQLNHLRDYKSDPLKRFGPQIPALIEAIDEAHKQGYFAFKPIGPLGACIRVRDPEFALAIESCLKGLLLDFFCDNHKDEQILQELIKRFYPVGPTRPQVIVSPFACELYDVTERAASHPEFPTVLAALEINDAVVANTLIDLRGIEQVLLVKSSSFGNSVMHVQAPPKNCSKIVSACGDRVFEVRYYSCEDLRPIYLGDMEIEINHLQKEVESKMAQLSAFQQLVYSLQNDIRKNRDTIDTHYRHLRDIKVKVISITSEIRDLEDEEENQSIDLSILEDEAQEIKVEMKQVEEKIRLRREEMENLRQPKIEAEQRHEEFKMKCSQVSALVESLMEERNQTGLEVNAQHQSLMHYQSRLKHHLDAVQVIKEELVIKERELEREIAKASYICPQRIEVTRAPDVLDREIDMLTQRIQSENFTHRSQEEIKLQYHQAKERYLDLSGKVSNMKNLIETLDEILLQRYDTYQKSRKNLSLQCKLFFDSLLSQWSFSGELRFNHRSETLSIKVQPCGDMPALAAGRQAFSNFLFFLTLWSVTESPFRCLDTFDIYMDRKSRKVSMDMLLKISNSYQNHQIILLSPQNMSPLPLSPLIEVFEMPDPDLGREKMIFPFATGNPEKRH